A DNA window from Chlamydia felis Fe/C-56 contains the following coding sequences:
- the rpsE gene encoding 30S ribosomal protein S5 produces the protein MTLSKNSHKEDQLEEKVLVVNRCSKVVKGGRKFSFSALILVGDGKGRLGCGFAKANELTDAIRKGGEAARKNLITIETLDGDSIPHEVLVDQDGAQLLLKPAKPGTGIVAGSRIRLILEMAGIKNIVAKSLGSNNPMNQVKAAFKALLSLSSRKDVLQRRRVTHD, from the coding sequence ATGACGTTATCAAAGAATTCTCACAAAGAAGATCAGCTAGAGGAGAAAGTTCTTGTTGTCAATCGTTGTTCAAAAGTAGTCAAGGGCGGTCGTAAATTTAGTTTTTCCGCGCTTATTTTGGTGGGTGACGGTAAAGGACGTTTGGGCTGCGGTTTTGCCAAAGCTAACGAGTTAACAGACGCTATTCGCAAAGGTGGAGAAGCTGCGAGAAAAAATCTAATCACTATTGAAACTTTGGATGGAGATTCCATTCCTCATGAGGTTCTAGTTGATCAGGACGGAGCTCAGTTGCTTTTGAAACCCGCTAAACCAGGAACTGGAATTGTGGCAGGTTCTCGCATTCGTCTGATTTTAGAAATGGCCGGAATCAAAAATATTGTTGCTAAAAGTTTAGGCTCAAATAACCCCATGAATCAAGTAAAGGCTGCTTTTAAAGCTCTCTTGAGTCTTTCTAGCAGGAAAGACGTTTTACAAAGGAGAAGAGTGACACATGATTAA
- the rplR gene encoding 50S ribosomal protein L18 — MENSLFKKSEKKIRRALRVRKVLRGSSLKPRLSVVKTNKHIYVQLIDDSIGKTLASVSTMAKSSKASGLTKKNQDVAKALGSKIAELGKNLQVDRVVFDRGPFKYHGVIAMVADGAREGGLQF; from the coding sequence ATGGAAAATTCGTTATTCAAGAAGTCTGAAAAGAAAATTCGTAGGGCTTTAAGAGTGCGTAAAGTCTTAAGAGGCTCTTCTTTAAAGCCTCGCTTGTCTGTTGTAAAGACTAACAAGCATATCTATGTACAATTAATTGATGATTCTATTGGCAAAACTTTGGCTTCTGTCTCAACTATGGCGAAATCAAGTAAAGCTTCCGGATTAACTAAAAAGAATCAAGACGTTGCTAAAGCGTTAGGAAGCAAAATTGCCGAGCTAGGGAAAAATCTTCAAGTAGATCGAGTCGTTTTCGATCGTGGTCCTTTCAAATATCATGGAGTTATTGCCATGGTTGCTGACGGTGCTAGAGAGGGCGGATTACAGTTTTAA
- the rplF gene encoding 50S ribosomal protein L6: MSRKARDPIVLPQGVEVSLQNNEIVVKGPKGSLTQTLAPEVVVEIKDKEVFVSPAPNVVDRPSRVQGLFWALISNMVQGVSAGFEKRLEMIGVGFRAAVQGSVLDLSIGVSHPTKIPIPADIQVTVEKNTLISVKGINKQLVGEFAANIRAKRRPEPYKGKGIRYENEYVRRKAGKAAKTGKK; this comes from the coding sequence ATGTCTCGTAAAGCTCGAGACCCTATTGTACTCCCTCAAGGAGTAGAGGTCTCCCTTCAAAATAATGAAATCGTAGTAAAAGGTCCTAAGGGCTCTTTAACACAAACTTTGGCTCCAGAAGTAGTTGTCGAAATTAAAGACAAAGAGGTGTTTGTTTCCCCAGCTCCCAATGTTGTTGATAGACCAAGTCGTGTGCAAGGTTTATTTTGGGCTCTCATTTCTAACATGGTTCAAGGAGTCAGCGCAGGGTTCGAAAAACGATTAGAAATGATAGGAGTCGGTTTTAGAGCTGCTGTTCAGGGATCAGTTTTGGATTTATCGATCGGAGTTTCTCATCCTACAAAAATTCCTATTCCTGCAGACATTCAAGTTACTGTCGAAAAGAACACTTTGATTTCTGTGAAGGGAATAAATAAGCAGCTAGTCGGAGAGTTTGCTGCTAATATCCGCGCTAAACGTCGTCCTGAGCCCTATAAAGGGAAGGGGATCCGCTACGAAAACGAGTATGTCCGTCGTAAAGCTGGAAAAGCGGCAAAAACAGGTAAAAAATAG
- the rpsH gene encoding 30S ribosomal protein S8 — translation MGMTSDTIADLLTRIRNALKAEHLYVDLEHSKMRESIVKILKHHGFLARYLVKEENRKRTMRIFLQYSDDRRPVIRQLKRVSKPSRRVYVPAAKIPYVFGNMGISVLSTSQGVLDGSTARAKNIGGELLCLVW, via the coding sequence ATGGGCATGACTAGTGATACTATAGCCGATTTGTTAACACGAATCCGAAATGCTTTGAAAGCAGAGCATTTATATGTGGATTTAGAACATAGCAAAATGCGTGAGTCGATTGTAAAAATTCTGAAACACCACGGGTTTTTAGCTCGTTATTTGGTGAAAGAAGAAAATCGCAAACGCACAATGCGTATCTTTTTACAATATAGTGATGACCGTAGGCCTGTGATACGCCAATTGAAGCGAGTTTCTAAACCTTCTAGAAGGGTTTATGTCCCCGCAGCAAAGATTCCTTATGTGTTCGGAAATATGGGAATTTCCGTTCTTTCCACATCTCAAGGAGTATTGGATGGATCAACAGCCAGAGCTAAAAATATTGGTGGTGAACTACTCTGTTTGGTTTGGTAA
- the rplE gene encoding 50S ribosomal protein L5 has protein sequence MSRLKKLYTEEIRKSLQEKFGYTNTMQIPVLKKIVISMGLAEAAKDKNLFQAHLEELSMISGQKPLVTKARNSIAGFKLREGQGIGAKVTLRGERMYDFMDRFCNIVSPRIRDFRGFSKKGDGRGCYSLGLEDQQIFPEVDLDRVKRTQGMNITWVTTAQTDAECTTLLELMGLRFKKAQ, from the coding sequence ATGAGCAGGTTAAAGAAACTATATACTGAAGAGATCCGAAAGTCCCTCCAAGAAAAGTTTGGGTATACCAATACCATGCAAATTCCTGTTCTTAAAAAAATTGTAATAAGCATGGGTCTTGCAGAAGCAGCTAAGGATAAGAATCTTTTCCAGGCTCATTTAGAAGAACTTTCTATGATTTCCGGACAAAAGCCTTTGGTAACGAAAGCTAGAAATTCTATCGCGGGCTTCAAGCTCCGTGAAGGACAAGGCATTGGGGCCAAAGTAACATTACGTGGTGAACGTATGTACGATTTTATGGATCGTTTTTGCAACATAGTCTCTCCTAGAATTCGTGACTTTCGTGGTTTCTCGAAAAAAGGAGATGGACGCGGATGTTATTCTTTAGGGCTAGAAGATCAACAGATTTTCCCTGAAGTAGATTTAGATCGCGTTAAGAGAACTCAAGGAATGAATATTACTTGGGTAACGACAGCACAAACAGATGCTGAATGCACTACTCTTTTAGAGTTGATGGGTTTGCGCTTTAAGAAGGCTCAATAG
- the rplX gene encoding 50S ribosomal protein L24, producing MKRRSVCVGDTVYVLAGNDKGKQGKVLSCLREKNKVVVEGINVRTKNIKRSQENPKGKRISIEAPIHVSNVRLSIEGAPAKISVKVTEKGRELWNKFPDGTSKLYRFVKERKG from the coding sequence ATGAAAAGACGTAGTGTTTGTGTTGGCGACACGGTTTATGTGCTGGCCGGGAACGACAAGGGAAAACAAGGCAAAGTTTTATCCTGTCTTAGAGAAAAAAATAAAGTGGTCGTTGAAGGCATCAACGTTCGCACAAAAAATATCAAGCGCAGTCAAGAAAATCCTAAAGGTAAAAGGATTAGTATTGAAGCTCCAATACACGTTTCTAATGTTCGTTTAAGTATAGAAGGAGCTCCAGCAAAGATTTCTGTCAAAGTTACTGAGAAAGGACGAGAGTTGTGGAATAAATTTCCAGACGGCACTTCCAAACTGTATCGTTTTGTGAAAGAGAGAAAAGGTTAA
- the rplN gene encoding 50S ribosomal protein L14, with protein MIQQESQLKVADNTGAKKVKCFKVLGGSRRRYATVGDIIVCSVRDVEPDSSIKKGDVVKAVIVRTRRDILRKDGSSLRFDTNSCVIIDEKGNPKGTRIFGPIAREIRDRGFVKISSLAPEVI; from the coding sequence ATGATTCAGCAAGAAAGTCAGTTAAAAGTTGCCGATAATACCGGGGCTAAAAAAGTAAAGTGTTTTAAAGTTTTGGGCGGTTCTCGTAGACGCTACGCTACAGTGGGTGACATCATTGTATGCTCTGTTAGAGATGTTGAACCCGATAGCTCTATTAAAAAGGGCGATGTGGTTAAAGCTGTAATCGTTAGAACACGTCGCGATATTCTTAGAAAAGATGGTTCTTCTTTGAGATTCGATACTAATAGCTGTGTAATTATCGATGAAAAAGGAAATCCCAAAGGAACACGAATTTTTGGTCCGATAGCTCGAGAAATTCGGGATCGTGGCTTCGTGAAAATTAGTTCTTTGGCTCCTGAGGTGATTTAA
- the rpsQ gene encoding 30S ribosomal protein S17 — protein MASEVRGLRKTKVGVVVSSKMDKTVIVRVERVYSHPQYAKVVRDSKKYYAHNDLNVSEGEKVRIQETRPLSKLKRWRVVERIS, from the coding sequence ATGGCTAGTGAAGTAAGAGGCCTTAGAAAAACCAAGGTGGGCGTTGTTGTCTCGTCGAAAATGGATAAAACCGTAATTGTTCGAGTTGAAAGAGTATACTCTCATCCTCAGTACGCTAAAGTTGTTAGAGACTCTAAAAAGTACTATGCGCATAATGATTTGAACGTTTCTGAAGGCGAGAAAGTTAGAATTCAAGAAACGCGACCCTTGTCTAAGTTAAAAAGATGGCGTGTTGTTGAGCGCATAAGTTAG
- the rpmC gene encoding 50S ribosomal protein L29 has translation MAGKKKLLAELREKSTDELDAFIHENKKALFSLRAEVGLQNKAVKTHLFSMYKKNIARSMTVKQEKEGKIDG, from the coding sequence ATGGCAGGAAAGAAGAAATTGTTGGCTGAGCTTAGAGAGAAAAGCACAGACGAGCTAGATGCATTTATCCATGAAAATAAGAAAGCTCTTTTTTCTTTGAGAGCAGAGGTCGGTTTGCAAAATAAAGCTGTCAAGACGCACCTGTTCTCTATGTATAAGAAAAACATAGCTCGATCTATGACGGTCAAACAAGAAAAAGAGGGAAAAATCGATGGCTAG
- the rplP gene encoding 50S ribosomal protein L16, with amino-acid sequence MLMPKRTKFRKQQKGQFAGLSKGATFIDFGEFGMQTLERGWVTSRQIEACRVAINRYLKRKGKVWIRVFPDKSVTKKPAETRMGKGKGAPDHWVAVVRPGRILFEVANVSKEDAQDALRRAAAKLGIRTRFVKRVERV; translated from the coding sequence ATGTTGATGCCTAAACGAACAAAATTTCGCAAACAGCAAAAAGGTCAATTTGCAGGCCTAAGCAAGGGTGCTACTTTTATTGACTTTGGCGAATTCGGAATGCAGACCTTGGAAAGAGGTTGGGTAACTAGTCGGCAAATAGAAGCTTGCAGGGTTGCCATCAATAGATATTTAAAACGTAAGGGAAAGGTTTGGATTCGTGTTTTCCCAGATAAAAGCGTAACTAAGAAGCCTGCAGAAACTCGTATGGGTAAAGGTAAAGGGGCTCCAGACCATTGGGTAGCAGTCGTCCGACCAGGAAGGATTCTTTTTGAAGTGGCTAACGTTTCTAAAGAAGATGCTCAAGACGCTTTAAGAAGAGCTGCAGCAAAATTAGGAATAAGAACGCGTTTTGTTAAGCGGGTCGAAAGGGTATAA
- the rpsC gene encoding 30S ribosomal protein S3 — protein MGQKGCPIGFRTGVTKKWRSLWYGNKQEFGKFLIEDVKIREHLRKKPSCQGAAGFVVRRMSGKIEVTIQTARPGLVIGKKGAEVDLLKEELRKLTGKEVWVEIAEIKRPELNAKLVADNIARQIERRVSFRRAMKKAMQSVMEAGAIGVKIQVSGRLAGAEIARSEWYKNGRVPLHTLRADIDYATASAETTYGIIGVKVWINLGEKTSTANASAGSAVSTAQ, from the coding sequence ATGGGTCAGAAAGGATGTCCAATTGGTTTTCGTACAGGCGTTACTAAAAAATGGCGTTCCCTGTGGTACGGAAACAAACAAGAGTTTGGTAAGTTTCTTATCGAAGATGTTAAAATTCGCGAACACTTAAGAAAGAAACCTTCTTGTCAAGGAGCTGCGGGTTTTGTCGTAAGACGTATGAGCGGTAAGATTGAAGTTACAATTCAAACGGCTCGCCCAGGACTCGTCATCGGGAAAAAAGGTGCTGAAGTAGATCTTTTAAAAGAAGAGTTAAGAAAGCTTACTGGTAAAGAAGTCTGGGTAGAAATCGCAGAAATCAAACGCCCCGAATTGAATGCTAAGTTAGTTGCAGACAATATCGCTAGACAAATCGAACGCCGCGTTTCCTTTAGGCGTGCCATGAAGAAAGCTATGCAATCCGTTATGGAAGCTGGCGCTATTGGCGTTAAGATTCAAGTTTCTGGAAGATTAGCGGGTGCTGAAATCGCTCGTTCTGAGTGGTATAAAAATGGTCGCGTTCCTCTGCATACATTGAGAGCTGATATTGATTACGCCACAGCATCTGCAGAGACTACTTATGGAATTATCGGCGTAAAAGTCTGGATTAATCTTGGAGAGAAAACCTCTACAGCTAATGCCAGCGCAGGCTCTGCGGTCTCTACCGCACAATAG
- the rplV gene encoding 50S ribosomal protein L22 has protein sequence MFKATARYIRVQPRKARLAAGLMRNLSVMEAQKQLSFSQLKAGRCLKKVLDSAVANAELNENVKREQLNVIEVRVDAGPVYKRTKSKSRGGRSPILKRTSHLTVIVGERER, from the coding sequence AGCCTCGCAAGGCTCGACTGGCTGCTGGGCTTATGAGAAATTTAAGTGTTATGGAAGCTCAAAAGCAATTGAGTTTTTCTCAATTAAAAGCTGGAAGATGTCTAAAAAAAGTTTTGGATAGTGCTGTAGCTAACGCCGAGCTCAACGAAAATGTAAAACGTGAGCAATTGAATGTTATCGAAGTTAGAGTGGATGCAGGCCCTGTGTATAAGCGAACTAAATCAAAAAGTCGGGGAGGGCGATCCCCAATTTTAAAACGCACTAGCCACCTAACTGTTATTGTTGGTGAGAGGGAGCGGTAG